The DNA segment TAAATAGGCGCCGGCCGGCTTGTATCCCTTGGCCGGCGTTCTCTCGCCGGTAGCCGCATTCATCGAGAATTCCTCTCCCGGCTGAATAATTAGTCCGTTTAAGGCCTCGGAAGCAAGACGGATGTTTTCGTTCCTGTCTTTGTTGGAGGTCGTCGTCGTCGTGAAGGTGCCGATACGCTTAAAGCTGGCCTTTGCCTGCTCCTTTGTGATTTCCGGCGCCACCGTCGACGCGGACGCCTCGATGACGGCCGTATAGTCGCCGGCCGCCAGGGCTGCCGTGATGTCAGTCACAAGCTTCTCCTGGTCTATTTTAATTCCGTTTTCTCCGTCTGCAAACAGGAATTCGTTTGTCGCCTTGTCATAAGACGAAATGGAGCCGTTCTTCGGCGCCTTGTCCCACGCGGCGGCAATTTTTTCCGCCTGGGCTTTGATTTCTTCCTCAAGGCCTGTGGCGTCAAACGTATAGTCTTTGGACTCTTTCGCGGAAAAGGCCTCTGCCAGCACGGCATCCACCTTGGTCTCCAGCACATCGTCCACGTCCATGGTCTCGCCGTTATAGGAGACCTTCATGCCCCAGCCGATAGACGACAATACCTTTTCCCTGGCTTCCGTCTGGGTCAGTCCATTGATGGAGACGCCGTTTACCGTCACCTCTGCCGAAAGCTCGGTTTCCGGCTCTGTTGTTTCTGCCTGGCTCTCCTTTTCTTCCCCGTTTCTTGCACAGCTATTGACACCCACGGCCACGCAGATCAGGAAAATCACAATGCCGATGGCAATCAGCAGGATTTTAGCGAAGTCCGGCCCCTGCCGTCTTCTGCGGTTGCGGCTCCTGGAGGCCGTCGTCCTCGGATTCCGCCTCGTGGTTCCTGCGCTCCGGTTCCTCGCATTCTGCACCGCCAGGATCCTGTCCGCACTGCTCTGGGAGCTTCTCGATGTTCTTGAGGCAGCCTGCCTCGTGTTCCCTCTCTTTCTTACATCACTCATACAGTCTCACCCTATTATTTTTCTCGGGCCTTCCCCTTGGAATTTGCCCTGTTATTACATGATCTAGTGTCAGTATCGAAATAAGTATAGCATAAATTGTGGAAAATGGTATAACATATTTCTTAATTTTTTATGGGACAACGACTGTGTCTTTCCTCGCTGTGAAAAGTGTGGTAAACTGGTATGGAAAACAGAGAAAAATCATAGAAAATGACATAAGAAAGAGAGAGTTCCATGAAATTCATTGATCTGCATGTGCATTCTACGGCTTCCGACGGCTCTTTTTCTCCGGCCGAGGTGGCGGCTGCTGCCGAGGAAAAGGGACTTTCGGCCATCGCCCTCACCGACCATGACACGACGGACGGCGTGGATGAGGCGCTGGCTGCGGCGGAAAACATGGAAGTGGAGGTCATCCCCGGGATTGAGATTTCCTGTGTCTATGAGGGAAAGGAAATCCATATCCTCGGCCTGTGCCTCGATCATAAAAACAAAGAACTTCTGGATTTTTTAAAGACAACCCGCCAAAAACGGGATAGCAGGAATACGGAAATGCTGCGGGCCTTCCAGGACGGCGGCTTCCCGCTCACCTGGGACGACCTGCTTGACGGCGTTCCCGGCACCGTCGTCACCAGGGCGCACTTTGCCCGCGCCCTCTTAAAAAAGGGCTGTGTCTCCTCCGTGGATCAGGCTTTTAAAAAATACCTGTCTCCCGGCTGCCCTTATTATAGGAAGAAAGAGGACGTGACGCCAAAGCAGGCCATGGAGATCCTGCGGACTGCCCGCGCTTTTCCGGCCCTTGCCCATCCCTGCCAGTATAAGTTCGGATGGGAAAAGACAGAGGAACTGATCGTCTATTTAAAATCCCTTGGCATGCTGGGGTTAGAGTGCTTCCACTCCTCCAACAACCAGGCGGAAAGCGCCAGACTGCGGGCCCTTGCTGACCGCCACGGCCTCTGTGTCACCGGCGGTTCCGATTTCCACGGCGCCGCCAAGCCGGATATCTCCATCGGAACAGGCCGCGGGAATTTACGCGTCCCGGCCTTCTACCTGGACGCCATCCGGCTCGCTTCCTTTCTCACCGGGCTTTAGGCTGTTTTCTTCGGCCCATACATCGTCTTCCAGAAGCTTTCTCACGGCCGCTGCCAGGGCGGCCGCTTTTTTATGATCGGTTCCCGAAGCCGTGACGCCAGCCACCAGCCCGCCCCTTCGCGCCAGGCCGGGAAAATAAAAATCGCAGTTTTCCTTTTTCGAGGCGTCGTTGACGGCAATGCCGCGGGCACGGCAGTTCAAAACCACAGCTTCGTTGACTGCCAGATTTCCGGAAGCCGCCAGCACGAAGGCCGGGCGCCCGCATGCGTCCAGATCCCGCTCTTCGTATTCCTTGTTCTCCCATAAGAGGCGGCCGGACGCTTTCTCTTCGTCCAAAACAGCTTTCAATTCCGGCCCGATTTCCGGCGCAATGACGCGGACCCGGCAGCCAAAGGGAAGAAGCGACAGAATCCGCCGGCAGGCAATCTTCCCGCCGCCGACCACGACGGCCTCTTTTCCCTGAATATCCGCAAAAAATGGAAAATATGCCATGAAGTCTCCTTATAAGTCCTTTAAATACAGGTCGGTCAGGCAGTATCTCGTATTCCCGTTATACCCGGTCACCGTATCTGCCATGGAAAGGGAATTTAAAATGGCTTCTTCCGTGGCCTCTGCCACGGCCTCAAAGGCGTCGTTTAAATACTCTTCTCCCACCTGGCGGATCTCGACAAACGGCTCATCCTGGGGAATCCGGTTGGCCGTCGTAAAGCCAAGCATGATGTCGCCGCTTCCGTGGCCCATGAACGAACCGCACCGAGAGAGTCCGACACCGCACCGGCGGATCAGCCGCTTTAACTGGCGGTCGCTTACGGGAAGATCCGTGCCGACCACCATCATGATGGAGCCCTCGTCCTTTTTGATATCCTCAATACGCGCCGCCAGAATATCGCCCAGCGGCTTTCCGTCCAGGACGAAATTCCGCGTGCTTCCGAAGTTTGACTGGACAAGGACGCCGACGGTGAAAGTCTCGCCGCCTATTTTTACCAGCCGGGAGGCAGAGCCGATGCCGCCCTTCATGCCGAAGCAGACCGTGCCCTTTCCGGCGCCCACGTCTCCCTCGGCAAAATCCGACGCTGCCGCGCGGATGGCCTCAAAAACGTGCTCCTTTGTCACAGCGCGCTCTGCGATGTTGTTCAGGTTTGAATCGTTGCATTCGCCGACCACCGGGTTTAAGGATTTCACCTCGATCCCCTCGTTCCTGCACCGCTCTGTCATGTAATCAACCATCGCATCGTGGACAAGCCCCACATTTAACGTATTCGTCAGGGCAATTGGCGTCTCTAACGTCCCAAGCTCCTCGATCTGGAGCGTGCCGGCCGTCTTCCCGAAGCCGTTGTGGACGAAGGCCGCCGCCGTCAGCTTCTTTTCAAACATGTTGTCGCGGCACGGAAGGATGACGGTGACGCCCGTCTTATGTTCTTCCGTGTCCACAGTGCAGTGGCCCACCGTAACGCCGGGCACATCCGTCAGCTTGTTTAATGGCCCTGTCTCATGCCTTCCAATGATGATGCCGTAATCGCGGATTCTTTTTTTCATATTTTCCATAGTCCCCCATTTTTTCACAAATTTTCTTGATGTTCCTTCTAAAATCAGCCTCTGGATTGTTAATTTTTTATCTATTTCACCGATTGATTTCTGCCTTTTCTCCTGCTACAATATGGATTGTTAAATGATTAACTAATTCAAGACCCCAAAAGGAGTGTTGTTTATGAAAATGAAACTGAAAAACATTACAAATCTCGATAAATTTTTTGATGTCATCAGCCAGTGTGACGGCGCCGTTGAGCTGAGCCTTCCCGAGGGCGGCTCCGTGAACTTAAAATCCAAGCTGTCCCAGTATGTTTCCATGGCAACGGTCTTTTCTAACGGCCATATCCATGAGCTGAATCTGACTACGCACGATCCGAAAGACTCGGAGCGCCTGGTTCGCTACATGTACCAGGGCTGTTAAACCCTTTCTCTTTTAAGACGGCGCAGACATCCTCATACGCTCCATAGAAGGTGCCCTGCGTCATCTGCATGCTGCCGCCCCCTCTTCCGTGAAGGAGACCGTTTAACTCCTTTGTGAGGGGGCGCATGTCGTTTTCAAGGCTCCCCAGCACATAAAAATAGCCGTTCTCCCCGTTTTTCGCAAGGCCGAGCACCGTATCGCCTTTCTTTTTTTCCAGCATCGCATTGACCATCTGCCTTAAGGGCACCGGCTCAAAATCCGGCTCACAGACGAAAAGACGGCCGCTCCCCTCTTCCATGGCCGACACCTTTTCCTCAATCAGGCTCCGGCAGAGCGCCCCGATCCGCATCTGAGCATTCCCAAGCTCTTCCTTTAACCGCTCCACGGCAGAGAAGGCCTCCTCCGGCCTGGCCGATAACAGCACGGCGATTTTCTGGAGCCCGTCCCTTTTTTTCTCATAATCCATAAGGGCCCGGCTGCCGCAGAGCAGACCGATCCGCACGCCGCCTTTGTAATGGATCATGGACGTGAATTTGACGATCCCGATCTCCCCGGTACGCGCCACATGGGTGCCGCAGCAGGCGCAGACGTCGCCGCCGGGGATTTTTACGATCCGGATATCGCCGGTAAGCTCTTTTTTGCTCCTGTAATCGAGGGTTTCCAGTTCTTCCTTCGGCGGGAACCCGGCGTAAACCTCCCGGTTGTCGTAGATGATGGCGTTGGCCTCCCGCTCTACTTCAAGAAGGTCCTCCCATTCCAGAATGCCGTTGAAGTCGATGGTGACTTCCTCGCTTCCCATGTGAAAGCCCACGTTGTCATAACCGAACCTGGCATGGATCAGGCCGGAAACGATGTGTTCGCCGGAATGCTCCTGCATGTGCAAAAACCGCCTGTCCCAATCGATAGTACCGGATACGGTAGTTCCCTCTTTCAACGGCCCGTCCGTTGTATGGATGATCTGCCCGTTTTTTTCATGGACATCCAGGACACGGACGCCGCCCAGGATGCCTGTATCTGCCGGCTGGCCGCCGCCCTCCGGGTAAAAGGCCGTCTGATCCAGAATGATCTCATATCCCTTTTTCCCCTCCTGACAGGAAAGGACGGCCGCCGTAAACTCCTTCTGATATGCTGAATCGTAATACAATTTTTTCATGTCCGAATTTCCTCGCTTTTTCCCTTGGTCTGCTATCCAGTATAACACCCTTTCCATGTTTTCTCAATCACGGAAAGGGCGTCAAAAAAAGTTTTCACGAACTGTCAACTATGACAAGCAGACTGTCATATGATGGAGTGTAATCAAAAAGCCTTTGGAGGATAAAACATGAGTGATTTAGCTGCTACAAACTGTGGATGCGGATGCGAGACAGCGAACAGCGGATGCGGCGGATGCAACATTATCTGGCTCATCCTGATTCTTTGCTGCTGCTGTGGCGGCGGCGGCTGGGGACATAATGGCTGCAATAACGGATGCGGGTGCGGTTCCGGCTTTGACAGCTGTATCTGGATCATTCTTCTGCTCTGCTGCTGCGGCGGCGGATGGGGCGGTGGCGGCGGCTTCTGCTGCTAAACTTTCTCGTTTCCTATCTTCGGGCGGGACGTCATCCCGCCCTTCTTTTATGATTTCTTTTTCGCTTTTTCCCGGCCATCAGGCGCTTTCGCCTTCGCGGGCTCACGGCCGTAAACGAGGCTTCCGTGCGCCTCCTTTTCGCAGTCTTCGTCGATTTCGTACACACTGTTTCCATCTATAATCAAACGCCTGGACATATTCTATCTACCTCCTATAACTTCATTGTATGCAGGCGGCATGAATTGATTGAATCGCGCATATATTGTCTCCAGGAAAGGAGACCTGCCAATGAACGAAAAAGAACTGAAGCTGACCGACCTGGATTATGCCGTCGGCAGCCATCGTCTCCAGATGATGAAAGCCGCCCTGCCGTACATGGAGATCCCGCAGCAGCGCACCATGTCCATGTTCATCAAATGGAACGAGCTTTTACGCACCATGGAATTTTTCCAGGACAACGAGGACGGCATGTTAAGCGTCTGCGCTCTGGACGAGGGCCATTCCTCGCCTTCTGACATGCTCCAGGCCATCCGTCCCTATGCCAACGAGAGGGAGCAGGAAATCATCGACATCATGGCAAGGTTCACGGAAAATCCGGCGTCCAGGGGGCCTATAAGCCCGGAACAGCTTATCTCCCTGCTACCGCCGGAACAGCAGTCCAGGTTTGAGACGATCCAGCTCATGATGCAGACCCTTGGCCAGATGTGAGGTCAGAAAGGAGATCCGGGATATGAATATGGCATGGAAGACGGATCCGCGCCTGCGCGGCATGGATCCAAAAAAGCTTGAGCTTCTCTCCCTCTTTTCCGAGGACATAAAAAAGACGCCGCCGGATAAAATGCTCTCCGCCCTGATGACCTTAAACAAAAGGGCGTCGGCGAGCGGGCTGTCTTTTTCCGACCGGGAGACGGCTCTTATCATCTCTATTCTCACGGAGGGGATGCCGTCGGCGGAGCAGAAAAAGCTCCAGATGCTAAAGTTCCTGGCGGCACAGCTCTCCAAAGGGAAAAAATGAAGGCGCACGCAAAGAAGGGCAGAGAAAGAAGCCATCCTTTCTCTGCCCTTATAACGTTTTCTGTTTACATTCCCTCTAAGTCGATTACATCGGCTGCGATGACGATCCGCGTATTGCTGTCGACGGACTGGATCAGCATCTGAACGTAGTTCTGCGGGATCTGGATCCCGGCCAGGGTGCCCTCGACGCTTCCTTCCTGCTGGCAGTTTACCACAAGCGCCGGATACGGTTCCTCCTCGTCCTCGGGGCAAAGGAGCATGCCGTAGTTGGAAAGCGCCTTCATGGACTCCAAAAGCACGGCCTGCTCCGTCTGGGGGCCTTTGGGCCCTGCGGTCACAATCGTCCCGTACTGTTCGGATTCCTCGTCTAAGATCAGGTAATCTTTTTCCGTCAGCTTCTGGTACGGCACAAGGCTCCCGGGATTTTCATGGCTCCCAAAGGCCTCGCTTGCACGGTAGACGCCGTAAAGCTCATCCTGCGGCACATCGGTGCCTCCGGACAGGATGCAGGTGGATGAAAACACCTCCTGCCATGTGCCGTCCGCCGATTTTGTATAGTAGAGAAGCCTGGAATTGACTTCCATGGCGCGGCCCTTCACTTTGGAATTTTCTGTCCGCACGGCTGCCGACGCCACAGGCGTCTCTGCCTGCTCATCGTTTAAAACCAGGACAAGGCTGTTCACGTCCTGAGCCACCGAAAGGCTCTCAATCCATTTCCCGCCTTCCTGGCTTCTCTTCCATTTGATGTCCACCGGGACGTCCTCGGCAGAGGCTGCCTCTGTTTCCAGTACAATCGTATCAACTGCTGCCGGCTGCGCTGCGTCCGCGGAATCGGTGCGATAACCGCCGAGACATAAAAGAAGTGCAATCGCGGCCGGGGCTATTTTATAAACATGCCTGTGCATATGGATCTTTCCCCTCTGTTTTGCCTTGCTGTAATTTCAAATATATCCCATTATAGCACATGCTTTGCGGAAAGTCACTGGAAAAAGCTGAAATTTCTTATTTCAGATATTTCTCAAACCAGTTCATCATCTCCGTCATCCTGCGGATCCGGTGGGTCGGCTTTCCGGAGCGGGACAGCTCATGGTTCTCGCCGTGGAACAGGCAGAGCCTCGTCTCCACGCCGAAGTAGCGGAGCGCACTGAACATCTGGAGCGCATCGCCCATCCAGCAGCGGTAGTCCTCGTCGGACTGGATGAACAAGGTCGGCGTCTTTGCCTTGTTGGCGTATTTGAGCGGCGAATGGAACCACATCTTATCCGGCGTGTTCCACGGGTCGGCATGGATCTGATCCATGTTGAAGTAGTAGCCGATATCCGTCGTCATGCACTTGGAGATCCAGTTGGAAATGCTTCTCTGGGAGACAGCGGCCGCAAAACGGTCGGTATTTCCGATGACCCAGTTTGTCATGAAGCCGCCGTAGCTTCCGCCCATGACGCCAAGGCGCTTCTCGTCGATCTGCGGGTACCGCTTCAGCACTTCGTCGGTCACGGCCATGCAGTGCTCAAAGTCGATGGTGCCGTGCTTTCCGGTAATGTCGGCAAAAACATTGCCGCGGCCGTCGCTTCCGAGCGGGTTCGTGAAGAATACGAAATAGCCGGCGTTTGCAAACACCTCATTCTCATGGAAGAAGGTGGGGCCGAAGGTGGCTCTCGGGCCGCCGTGGATCGTTAGGATGCCGGGATACGTCTTGTTCGGATCATAGTCCACCGGCTTCATCACATAGCCGTCCAGCTCAATGCCCTTATAGGTAAAGGTAAACTCCTCAACCGGGCAGACGCTTCTCTCTGCAAGGAGCGCGTCGTTGAAGGAGGTGAGCTTCTTCTCTTCTTTCCCGTCGAAGCTGTAACACTCCGTAAGGCCCATATCGCGCATGCCGGTGAAGTAGATGGTGTCGCCGCAGACGTCGATGGTGTGGATGCTGCCCTGCCTGTCGATCAGGGTCTTAAGGTTTCCGGCCGCATCAAAGCAGCGCAGAACCGTCTGCTTTCTCACGGTGGAGAGGAAGTAGATGTACTTGTCATCATGGACAAAGCCGGCGCCGTCAGCAAACTTGCAGTCGCAGCTCATGGTGTTGCGGATGCTGTCGTCGTAGTCGGAAAGGAGCGTTACAACGCCGTTTTCCACCGTATAGAGCTTGTCGTTTTCGTTGAAGCCGAAGTCCTTCATGTAGGAGCCGAAGAACGTCACCTTTCCGCCGAGGATGCAGGCGTAGTCGATGCTCATGTCCTTCTGTTCCACGAGTGTCTCCAGTTTTCCGGAAGAAATCGTGTACTGCATGAGGCCCTGGTAAACATCCTTTTTGTCGGTGTAGAGGCTGGAGATATAGAGAACCTTATCGCCCTCTTCTACCCAGTAGCCTTCCACATTCTCGTATTCCCGGCTCACGATTTCGGCTTTTCCCGTCTCCATGTCATAAACGGCCAGGCGTGTACGGATCTTGTTGACAACGCCCTGCCCGTTGGCCCAGAAGGGAAGCTCATCGAAGACCTCATAGTCCTTCTCTTCCTTCCATGCCTTTGCGGCAGCTTCCTTCTCTTCGCCCTCTAAGGAAGCGAAATCCGGCTTGTTGTAGTCGTATTTGATGCTCATGACAAGCTTGTTTCCGGCCAGTTTCATCTTGGAAACCTTATACGGTACGGCAAATGCGAACTGCGCCTCGCCGCCGCAGATGGAAATTTTATAAAAGCAGGTCCAGTCCTCGCCGTTTTTCACCTTTTCCGCATAGGATTTCTCCCGGTCAGACGTGAAAAGAAGGGTCTTCTCATCCAGCCAGATGAAATTTCTCTCCTTCTTCCCGCCCGTCAGTTTCCTCACGGATCCGTCTGCCATAGTGTAAATCCACAGGCAGGAATCATAGCGGTTGTCCTTTACGTTTGCGTTCACAACGGCCAGAGCCGCGTGGGCGCCGTCGGGAGACGATACCATGCAGGTCGGGTAATTGTAGTAAGTAAAATCGTCGATGCCAATTCTTTTCATTTCTGGATACCCCCATATATTTTTATGCTTTTCCCAAATCCTGGCCGGACTCAGGAAAAGGAACAAGCCCCCTGCATAAATGCCGGAGGCTGGATTTCCTCATTACTTGCCTTCTGTCAGATGACATGCCACAAAATGACCCTTCTCGATCTCCACAAGCTTCGGCTCCTCGCTTCTGCACCTGTCAGTCGCATACGGGCATCTGGCCGCGAACCGGCAGCCCGGCTTCGGGTTGATCGGGGACGAAATCTCGCCCTTTAAGATGATCCGCTCACGCCGCTTTTTTAAGCTCGGCACAGGGATGGCCGATAAAAGCGCCTGGGTATAAGGATGGGTCGGACGGTCGAACAGCATTTCCGACGGCGCTTTCTCGATGAGCTGGCCAAGATACATAACGGCGATATCGTTGGCAAAATGGTTCACGACCGAAAGGTCATGGGTGATGAAGATATACGTAAGGCCCATCTTCTCCTGAAGATCCTGCATCAGGTTTAAGATCTGTGCCTGGATAGACACGTCAAGGGCCGATACCGGCTCGTCGCAGATGATGAGCTTCGGCTCCATGGCAAGGGCGCGGGCAATGCCGATACGCTGCCTTCTTCCGCCGTCCAGCTCATGCGGGTAGGTGTTCACAAGGCGGTCCGCAAGGCCGACGACTTCCATTAACTCATGGACGCGCTTTGCCCGTTCATTTTTATCCGGAACCAGCTTCTGGAGCTTCAAGGGCTCGCCGATGATCTCGCTGACGGTTTTTCTCGGATCCAGCGATGCGTAGGGATCCTGGAAAATGAGCTGCATCTCCCGTCTTAAGAGGCGCATCTCTTCTTTATTCTTTTTTACGATGTCCTCGCCGTTAAAGATGACCTCGCCGGAGGTGGGCTCGATGAGACGTAAGATGGCGCGGCCCGTGGTGGATTTTCCGCAGCCGGACTCGCCTACGATTCCCAGTGTCTTTCCTCTCTCCAGAGTGAAGCTGACATCATCGACGGCATGAAGCGTCCCCTTCGGGGTATTGAAATATTTTTTTAAGTGTTTTACTTCAAGGATCGTATCTGCCATTACTGCTCACTCCTTTCGATTTTGAAATCCGGTTCGTCATATCTTGAGCAGCGCACATAATGGGTATCGCTGACCCACTTCTTTTCCGGACGGGCCGCCTTGCAGCTTTCCGTACAGTATTTGCACCGCGGCGCGAAGCAGCAGCCCTTCGGCAGCATCGTCGGGTCGGGCATCAGGCCCGGGATCGGCTGGAGACGTTCTTTCCTGTCCTCAATGTTCGGAAGGGAGCCGAAAAGCCCCTCGGTGTAGGGATGGAGCGTCCGCTCGAAAATGTCTTCCAGCGTTCCGTGCTCGACAATCTGGCCGGCATAGACGACGGAAACCTCGTCACAGACCTCGGCGATGATTCCAAGGTCATGGGTAATCATAATCATGGCGGAGCCGTATTTTTCACGGAGCTGCTTCATGGTTTCCAGAACCTGCGCCTGGATCGTCACGTCGAGAGCCGTCGTCGGCTCGTCGGCTAAAAGGAGCTTCGGGTTGCAGGCCAGCGCCATGGCGATGACGACACGCTGCTTCATTCCGCCGGAGAACTGATGCGGATATTCGCCGTAGCGCTCTCTCGGGATTCCAACGACCTCCAACATATCGCCGGCCTTCTGGGCCGCTTCCTTTTCACTGATGTTTTCATGGAGCGCAATGACCTCGGCAATCTGCTCGCCGACCGTAAGCACCGGGTTTAAGGAGGTCATGGGATCCTGGAAAATCATGGATACCAGGTTTCCGCGGATGTGCTCCAGCTCTTTTGTGGGCATGTTTAAAATGTCTTTGCCGTCCAGGATGATAGAGCCGTTTTTGATGACTCCCGGCGGGTCCGGCACAAGCCTTAAAATGGAAAGGGCCGTCGTCGTCTTCCCGGAGCCGGTCTCGCCTACGAGGCCCAGGGTTTTTCCATGTTCAAGCTGGATATCCAGCCCGTTTACGGCCTCCACAACGCCGTCTTCCGTCTCATAGTGGATGACCAGATCTTTTATGTCAAGGATTAAGTCCTTCTTGTTCTCTTCTGCCACGTCGGTATCCTCCCTTATTTCTTTAATTTCGGGTCAAGCGCATCCCGCAGTCCGTCGCCGAGAAGGTTTAAGGACAGGATCGTGATGATGATCGCAATACCCGGGAAAATGCACAGATGCGGCGCATTCCTCAGATAGGAACGGCCTCCCGACAGCATGGCGCCCCACTCCGGTGTCGGCGCCTTCACGCCAAGTCCGAGGAAGCTTAAGCCTGATGTGGAAAGGATCGCCGATGCTACCTTTAAGGATACCTGTACGATGATCGGTGCCATACAGTTCGGGATGATGTGGGACGTGATAATCTCGAAGTTGTTGGCTCCGATACATCTGGCCGCCTCCACGAACTCCTGATCCTTTACGGTAAGAACCGAAGCGCGCACAATTCTGGCATAGCTCGGCACCGAGGAAATTCCGATGGCTAACATCAGGTTGATTAAGCTCGGCCCGAGGGCTGATACGATGGTAATGGAAAGAAGAAGGCTTGGCACCGCCAGAAGGATGTCCATAAACCTCATGATGACATTATCCACCTTACCGCCGTAGAAACCTGCGATGGCACCAAGGGTACCGCCGATCAAAAGGGAAATCGTAACGGCCACAACGCCTACGCTTAAGGAAACTCTGGATCCATGGACGAGACGTGCCAGGATATCGCGGCCAAATTCATCGGTTCCGAGCCAGTGCTCGCTACTCGGGCCTTCCAGGCGGATCGACGTATCCTGCTTGATTACCACATCGTTATAGTCAAAAATGAAATCTGCAAAGATTGAAACCAGGATTAAAAGAGTGATGACAAATAGGCCAAGCATTGCCATCCTGTTCTTTTTCAGCCGGCGCCATGTTTCCTGGAACTGGCTGCGCTTCTTTACCTGAACCGCGCCGTCCTCCATATGTACCGCCGGATTGCTTTTTTTCGCTCCCATATGCTGCCTCCTTACTTTCTCTTATACTGCGCTTTGATCCGCGGGTCGATGAATGCATAGAGGATATCGACCAGCAGGTTGATAATACTGAAGGTGATGGTCAGCGTAATAACACCGCCGAGAACCAGAGGCGCGTCCTTGCTCTTGATGGAATCTACCAGGAGACGGCCAAGTCCCGGCCACGCAAATACGGTCTCTGTCAGGGTGGCGCCGCCTAAAAGGGAGCCGAACTGGAGGCCGATAACGGTGACAACAGGGATCAGTGCATTTTTAAGCGCATGATGGCGGATCACCCGCTTCTCCGGCACGCCCTTTGCACGGGCTGTACGGATGTAGTCCTGACGGATAACCTCCAGCATGGAGGAACGCGTCATACGTGTGATTAAGGCAGCATCGCCGGTTCCCAGGGTAATGGCCGGCATGATGTAGTTTTTCCATCCGCCCATACCGCCGGACGGCAGCCAGCGAAGATTTAAGGAGAACAGAATGATTAACATGAGCCCGAGCCAGAAGTTCGGCGTTGCAACGCCTAAAAGGGCTGCTACCATTCCCACGTTGTCAACTGCGCTGTACTGTCTCGTAGCGCTGACGATACCGATTGGGAGCGCGATCCCGACGGCCACAAGGATCGACCAGAATGCCAGCTTTGCCGTATTGGGGAATGCAGACATGATGGTGGAAAATACATCTCGTTTTGTCTGATAGGACTGTCCCATGTCGCCGTGGAGAAGATCCCACATGTATCTGCCGTACTGGACGATGACCGGCTTATCCAGGCCAAGGTCCTTGCGGACGGCTTCAATCGTCTCCGCGTCTGCGCCCTCGCCTGCCACAATGGCCGCGGTATCGCCCGGCGACAGGCTCAGGATGAAGTAAACCATAAAGGTAACGCCAATCAGAACAGGGATCAGCATTACCAATCTCTTCAAAATATATCTGCTCATTGATACCTTCCATTCTGCCGTGTACCGGCGTTTGTCGTGGATTTTTTTAAAGGTGCGGGTGCCTATGATCGCACCCGCACCTCACGTTCCTTTTCTTTTCAGGCCATCTGAAAATTAGTTCTCATAGTGGCAGTTGCCAAGAT comes from the Eubacteriaceae bacterium Marseille-Q4139 genome and includes:
- a CDS encoding polya polymerase, with the translated sequence MKLKNITNLDKFFDVISQCDGAVELSLPEGGSVNLKSKLSQYVSMATVFSNGHIHELNLTTHDPKDSERLVRYMYQGC
- a CDS encoding P1 family peptidase codes for the protein MKKRIRDYGIIIGRHETGPLNKLTDVPGVTVGHCTVDTEEHKTGVTVILPCRDNMFEKKLTAAAFVHNGFGKTAGTLQIEELGTLETPIALTNTLNVGLVHDAMVDYMTERCRNEGIEVKSLNPVVGECNDSNLNNIAERAVTKEHVFEAIRAAASDFAEGDVGAGKGTVCFGMKGGIGSASRLVKIGGETFTVGVLVQSNFGSTRNFVLDGKPLGDILAARIEDIKKDEGSIMMVVGTDLPVSDRQLKRLIRRCGVGLSRCGSFMGHGSGDIMLGFTTANRIPQDEPFVEIRQVGEEYLNDAFEAVAEATEEAILNSLSMADTVTGYNGNTRYCLTDLYLKDL
- a CDS encoding PHP domain-containing protein gives rise to the protein MKFIDLHVHSTASDGSFSPAEVAAAAEEKGLSAIALTDHDTTDGVDEALAAAENMEVEVIPGIEISCVYEGKEIHILGLCLDHKNKELLDFLKTTRQKRDSRNTEMLRAFQDGGFPLTWDDLLDGVPGTVVTRAHFARALLKKGCVSSVDQAFKKYLSPGCPYYRKKEDVTPKQAMEILRTARAFPALAHPCQYKFGWEKTEELIVYLKSLGMLGLECFHSSNNQAESARLRALADRHGLCVTGGSDFHGAAKPDISIGTGRGNLRVPAFYLDAIRLASFLTGL
- a CDS encoding bifunctional precorrin-2 dehydrogenase/sirohydrochlorin ferrochelatase, producing MAYFPFFADIQGKEAVVVGGGKIACRRILSLLPFGCRVRVIAPEIGPELKAVLDEEKASGRLLWENKEYEERDLDACGRPAFVLAASGNLAVNEAVVLNCRARGIAVNDASKKENCDFYFPGLARRGGLVAGVTASGTDHKKAAALAAAVRKLLEDDVWAEENSLKPGEKGSEPDGVQVEGRDA
- a CDS encoding alanyl-tRNA editing protein; this translates as MKKLYYDSAYQKEFTAAVLSCQEGKKGYEIILDQTAFYPEGGGQPADTGILGGVRVLDVHEKNGQIIHTTDGPLKEGTTVSGTIDWDRRFLHMQEHSGEHIVSGLIHARFGYDNVGFHMGSEEVTIDFNGILEWEDLLEVEREANAIIYDNREVYAGFPPKEELETLDYRSKKELTGDIRIVKIPGGDVCACCGTHVARTGEIGIVKFTSMIHYKGGVRIGLLCGSRALMDYEKKRDGLQKIAVLLSARPEEAFSAVERLKEELGNAQMRIGALCRSLIEEKVSAMEEGSGRLFVCEPDFEPVPLRQMVNAMLEKKKGDTVLGLAKNGENGYFYVLGSLENDMRPLTKELNGLLHGRGGGSMQMTQGTFYGAYEDVCAVLKEKGFNSPGTCSEPGAPSLSDRA
- a CDS encoding VanW family protein, with amino-acid sequence MSDVRKRGNTRQAASRTSRSSQSSADRILAVQNARNRSAGTTRRNPRTTASRSRNRRRRQGPDFAKILLIAIGIVIFLICVAVGVNSCARNGEEKESQAETTEPETELSAEVTVNGVSINGLTQTEAREKVLSSIGWGMKVSYNGETMDVDDVLETKVDAVLAEAFSAKESKDYTFDATGLEEEIKAQAEKIAAAWDKAPKNGSISSYDKATNEFLFADGENGIKIDQEKLVTDITAALAAGDYTAVIEASASTVAPEITKEQAKASFKRIGTFTTTTTSNKDRNENIRLASEALNGLIIQPGEEFSMNAATGERTPAKGYKPAGAYLNGVLIEEPGGGVCQVSSTLYNAVVFSGLKTTERHAHSYEPSYVTPGEDAMISYGSADMKFLNNSTTAVGIKTSFSNNKLTISIYGSPILEDGVTVSMKSEKTQVIDPPAPTYEEDPTLEPGVEKVVKEATPGSRWVTNLVKTKDGVVIEDSFLHNSTYNGKPATIRRNTSGSVLTTEGESISESESSTAESSSAGSPLTTPASPENPQPTASEPGISGPGYEESPGNGQVRPSEEPGSNILPSESGGPASQPGGQQPGSEPGNSPDVVTIPQTTPAPVTTTGPGNGLISPIG